The region aatttgtcaaatttatgaaaatatgaaaataaaattatgacgaaaattatatcattttagtataatttttgtaaattgaggttgaagaaaaagttataatatgggaacaaaatagaaaatattatgaggaaaaataatgtcattttagcataatttttgtaaactgaggttgaggaaaaagttataatatgggaataaagtacaaaatatgaggaaaaataatgtcgttttagtataatttttgtaaaatgagtttggggaaaaagttttataatatgggaataaagtagaaaatattatgaggaaaaataatgtcattttagtacaatttttgtaaaatgagtttgggggaaaaagtttttgggaataaagtagaaaatattatgaggaaaaataatgtaattttagtataaTTTTGTAAACTGAGGTTAAGGAAGaagttataatatgggaataaagtacaaaatattatgaggaaaaattatgtcattttagagTATTTTTTATAAAACGGGTTTggggaaaagttctaatatgggaatacagtacaaaatattatgaggaaaaataatgtcattttaggataatttttgtaaaatgagtttgaggaaaaagttataatatgggaataaagtaatacattttttgaggaaaaataatgtcatttaagtataatttttgtaaactgaggttgaggaaaaagttataatatgggaataaagtagaaaatatgaggacaaataatgtcatttttgtataatttttgtaaaatgagtttgaggaaaaagttataatatgggaataaagtacaaaatatgaggaaaataatgtcattttagtataatttttgtaaaatgagtttggggaaaatgttatgatatgggaataaagtaaaaaaaaaacatgaagaaaaataatgtcattttagtataatttttgtaaaattaggttgaggaaaaagttataatatgggaataaagtagaaaatattatgagggaagataatgtaattttagcataatttttataaaattagtTTGTGGAAAAGGTTccaatatgggaataaagtacaaaatattatgagggaaaattatgtaattttagtgtaatgtttgtaaaatgagtttgagaaaaaagttctaatatgggaataaagtagaaaatattatgagggaaaataatgtcattttagtataatttttggggaaaagggtctaatatgggaataaagtacaaaatattatgagaaaaaagtaccAGAAGAATATTTATGAAGATTATTCAGTGGCACTTATGAGAAAATATGGAAATTAATACAAGATTTGGAGTaattgaaaatgtattaaatgtcttaaatacagtatatcgacattcattttctatcctacCACTACTCTTCTTATCTATAGTATGTCATGAGtggaaatttgtatttttttatttgtaagcattattaatattttattcccTGAACGATGATGATGTGCAACACAGATAATTAAAACTAGTAATAACATTCAAAAAACAACCCCCACACTCCAGCCAAGCAGTTTCACCTTATTTTAATGATATCTGAAGATACACACTGAAGACAGtaataccattattattattattattatataaagtcacatgtcaatccatccattccataTAGTGCTTATTGTGTTCGGCTTGACGAGGAAAGAACAACTGGATGGTCAGGTGGAGAAATTGACACTCACTAAGTTCTTCTTTAGCCTCCAACTACCTAAACCCGCCCCCACCTGTCTTATTCTATGGAAGCAGGCATTGAATCCAAATGCAGCATCCTGGTGTCTGCTTTAAAATACTACTCATTTTAGTAGAGTAGTCGAGTTCACAGtaaagtatagtatagtatagtatagtgtactTTTGCATCAAGCAAAGGAGAAAGATCTTGTAAACGGTCTCTTCTTGGTTTGTTTCGGCGCCACCGTCTCCAGAAGCCTCCTGACCAGTTCGAGTCGTCCGCTCCTGATGAGCGCCCGAGACAACTCCGTGACCTCCGCTGTGTTTGTCCTGTAAAGCCACCTCAGCTCGGCTTTAACCACATACTCGGGGTACTTCTCCTCCGCTTTTTGCACGCACTGCTCCATCTGGGTGATGATGTGTACGGGGTCGGGGTCCCCCTGCATGAACAGAGCCAGTAAGGCCTGTAGGAGGCAGCGCAGGGCTGTGGTATCGACGCCTGCGGGTCTCTCCAAGTCCAGAGCGTGTTTGAAACAGTCTGCGGCGTTTTGTTCCTCGCCTTTCAGCAGGAGGCAGCGTCCTCTGAGCAAATGGACTTCAGGCAAGCTGTCACCCAGTTCGTACTGCAGCGTATGAGACAGACTCACCAAGGCGTTGTTTATTGCTCCTTCGTCCACCAAAAGGCTCTCCTGCAGCGCATCTACACCCATGTAGTAGTACACCTGGCGAGAAAAGCACAATGAGGTCAAATGTCAAATCGGGTCTCATTTGTGTCCTACCTGTGCCATCTCCAGGTGGGTCCTCAAACTTGGACACACGGTTAAAACTTTATCCAGGTTTTTCCGGGCTTCAGTTAGCATTTGTCTGTCCGGGATTCCGCCTTCCCCGATTTTGGCCTTTTGTAGATCCCTGATGTAAAGCATTGTGTTGATCTAAAAAGGAGcaatattttttgttcattcattcattcattgattgtgtgcaaaaaaaaaaacaagatttgtacatatactgtatagtttATATATGAGCCAATTATTcgctccgaaaaaaaaaaaaaaactcctgtcAACTTATTTGTCATGACTCAATATAATATAGTCACTCacggtgtcattttacaaagaagcttaaactcatcacacagcaacttaacacccaaaagattggtaagaaatatacattatcacatactacagtattaattgtccctgtaccctagaaaccgcccatgaatgatacgggaaaaggccgaaatgatactgtgtcaaagcccagggcataaaatataaaataaaaatatgataaaatatagagtttaaccatgtccagtatcagcccccgtagctgtccactcagagcacgctgctctggtatcgtgcccgtgaaacaaccaatgagagaacagcgcacgagtgcttagtgcctagtgcttctccagtcaccaaaaaacccaaacttgattaatggaactttaattgtcagacattgataagataagactgttgataaaatattattgttgaaatatttttgcaattattgtgtttacactgcttaaatataatacatgtaataaactgaacattttctggaaacaaaatggtcttttgattaaatagtacgtgataataagctcatgattaaatagtatgtgataataagatcatcacatggtatcatgcccccaagtgatactgacacttgggggcatgataccgggcctgataccagacaaaccatgtgataacctataaatacgaGGTAATGCTAAGATTCCTGATGATCTCGTACCTTGGCGAGGGTACAGTACGCCTGCCAGTTGAGCTCTGGATCTGGAAGCACGTTGAGAGCCATGTTGCAGATCCCCGTGGCCATCTCGTGTTTGCCCAGCAGAAAAAACAGCTTGGCCAGGAGGTTGAGGATGAATGCGTCATCATTTGCCAACTTTATGgcctacaaaacaaaacaaaagtgaatatatttgtgtttacGGAGCATGGGAAGCGAAGGCCCTTCCTGCCGCTAGTTTTGCCAAAGAAAATATTCAAGTTCAGAAAAGGTTTTGTCAGAGTTTGTGATTCATATCATGTCATGAAAAATGCAGAAACAGATGTTTTGATATGCTAAGACATTGTATATACTTCAATGGCATCACAGCTATGTAAAGTTCTGaggtgaaaaaatattattagtacGAGCTTCTGCGTTTTTTGGTGATTTAGTTCCATTTTTGATGTTTCAAATATGTCAATTTTCCCATAAATAATCttcttaaatttgtttttttaaattagaaatgtattcccacaatattttgacttgagtccagtaatattataacttttttcccaacctaattttccaaaaattataatatttttgttttgtttctttctcataatgttaagactaaaatacactttttacatacaaatttttttaactttttttcttttctttttttcttgctattttgactttattctcatttttccattttcctcttgtaaattttcttctcttgTATGATttgattctcataatattttcactttattcctgtaacaagtttttccacaatgtaatttttttgtttgtttttcatattcatatttatatcattcattcggacttctaaaaaataatgtttttaattttaatattcaaagttcatgctactaaaacagTGGTTCTCCATTATTTTATCTCATGCCCCTACTGGTggacagaaccccccccccccaaaaaaaagacattgaaatatgtatgtatgaatattaTCGCCCCACTTCTCGAGCAGCGCTGTActtaaataatgttatttttctccacAATATTACGTTATTCTCATGaagttttttctcttaatattttgactttattcttgcaaatttactgatgatttaaaacatttttctgttgttggcttttttattaaatgatattttttagaATGGCACATTCGGCCAATAAAAATGACCGTAAATGGCGTCTGGGCTACATATCTcacggacccccccccccccccccccccccatttctggAGCAGTGCTGTACTAAAATAATGTTACTTTTCTCCACAATATTACgttacattttgtaattttttctctctcaatattttgactttattcttgcaaatttactgatgattttaaatttttttctgttgttggcttttttattaaattatattttttagaatggCACATTCGGCCAATAAAAATGACCGTAAATGGCATCTGAGCCACATTTCTCACGGCCCCACTTATTTTTCTCCacaatattatgttattcttgtaaaaaaaaaattctctcaatattttgactttattcttgcaaatttaCTGATAATTTTTACATCTTTACTCTTGTTggcttttttattaaattatattttttagaaggaatttttaaaaataccacaaatggccccagggCCCACATTTTGAACACCCGGGAGTTAGCACTTACAGTTCCATAGCAGGATAGAGGATCAGTGGCCGAGTAGCCACAGTCGTGTACCGACATGGGCACTGCGATGAACTCATCCTGTCTCTCCAGCATGATGCCAATGTAACACCAGGAGAGGGCTGCAAACGAGACGTTAGTCATTTTTACGTGTTGTGTTCAAGTGTTGTCACCCAATAGACTAAATAGATATGATGACCAGGGGAGGCAAGACAAATACATTATGTTTATGttctgatgaatgaatgaatttgactgccaagatggaggattacaTATCCAAGCTCAACAGAAGGGGATTggacttttaccacaaagtaaCAGATTGTATAGGCAAGTAGTGCTTTAAGTTGATTTACATTGTAAACACGCGTTGCGTTCATGTGTTTACCTTTTTGTTGTGGTTTCTCAGATTCAAGCGTTTGTCTGAGAAGTCTCAGTCCTTTGTTATAGTGAGAAAGTCTGGAATATTCCACATCCTCTTTAGTCTTGACGATGTCATCCAGTCTGCAAGTAGAGACAACCAAACAATATTACCCTAATACTTTGATCATTTTAGAAAAGTACTATATAATATTAGTTCTATACTTTATATAAATGGTTGCCATCTTAAAGTACCAGCTTCTTTTTTCCTCTACTGGTATCTGAAAAACAGATTCATGATTACTTCAGGCAGGACAAACATTAATACATGTGTtgcaaatattcatattttgaacgaatgaaaatgaaaat is a window of Doryrhamphus excisus isolate RoL2022-K1 chromosome 5, RoL_Dexc_1.0, whole genome shotgun sequence DNA encoding:
- the ttc22 gene encoding tetratricopeptide repeat protein 22 isoform X1 → MEADNTEDIESLMEDMEYIPGHFHLDLNLNCDPSGPVKLRHRDTYLKQESLRGELEAEAGYLQYAVRNLLGLLAFHLDHLHTAEEIFRGICKEDPGNLNAWANLGYVYDKLGRELDAAECVEKVSQLMDLENGENPKDDTRHMAARCLAEQAYVYPYDVELDRDEDLRERLTAALMLYKRALNYGGQLIPVEEKRSWYFKMATIYIKLDDIVKTKEDVEYSRLSHYNKGLRLLRQTLESEKPQQKALSWCYIGIMLERQDEFIAVPMSVHDCGYSATDPLSCYGTAIKLANDDAFILNLLAKLFFLLGKHEMATGICNMALNVLPDPELNWQAYCTLAKINTMLYIRDLQKAKIGEGGIPDRQMLTEARKNLDKVLTVCPSLRTHLEMAQVYYYMGVDALQESLLVDEGAINNALVSLSHTLQYELGDSLPEVHLLRGRCLLLKGEEQNAADCFKHALDLERPAGVDTTALRCLLQALLALFMQGDPDPVHIITQMEQCVQKAEEKYPEYVVKAELRWLYRTNTAEVTELSRALIRSGRLELVRRLLETVAPKQTKKRPFTRSFSFA
- the ttc22 gene encoding tetratricopeptide repeat protein 22 isoform X2, whose translation is MEADNTEDIESLMEDMEYIPGHFHLDLNLNCDPSGPVKLRHRDTYLKQESLRGELEAEAGYLQYAVRNLLGLLAFHLDHLHTAEEIFRGICKEDPGNLNAWANLGYVYDKLGRELDAAECVEKVSQLMDLENGENPKDDTRHMAARCLAEQAYVYPYDVELDRDEDLRERLTAALMLYKRALNYGGQLIPVEEKRSWYFKMATIYIKLDDIVKTKEDVEYSRLSHYNKGLRLLRQTLESEKPQQKALSWCYIGIMLERQDEFIAVPMSVHDCGYSATDPLSCYGTAIKLANDDAFILNLLAKLFFLLGKHEMATGICNMALNVLPDPELNWQAYCTLAKINTMLYIRDLQKAKIGEGGIPDRQMLTEARKNLDKVLTVCPSLRTHLEMAQVYYYMGVDALQESLLVDEGAINNALRTLPPAERRGTKRRRLFQTRSGLGETRRRRYHSPALPPTGLTGSVHAGGPRPRTHHHPDGAVRAKSGGEVPRVCG